A window of the Gemmatirosa kalamazoonensis genome harbors these coding sequences:
- a CDS encoding FtsK/SpoIIIE family DNA translocase, which yields MGAPALPGVPPGGRHDAPPPTRGTLPPELPRETALKRELSAVSLLIAACFLAGAVVARLLPPSIAHGAFGSFGDVVGGPLLAGFGWAGSLFVPIAPAVHALRLFGRLDKRSDRDWLLFLGGMVLLAPIVTALATHVGREESLAAGLWGGFVAFYATELFGAVGAWLVVLLALSVLTVTTLAWSPLRALIAGPPPPPLTYEEVLGPSLVDGADAAALPNGKKRRRRKDASEDLAVVLEPSPEEMPAVDPVLAMEAVAAAAPAAHPALDADAKGDRKKKRAKGDESLGAADRVQAEITATEHPPEGTMLERPPKQLLSAPPPKNPEVNRRELDAAGVKLMEALRTFKIEGQLVGRTVGPTVTQFEIEPAPGVKVRQIASLADDLALAMRAPSIRIVAPIPGKGAVGIEVPNASREMVAFREIVDSNEFEHAKAALPIALGKDLEGKPVIADLAKMPHLLIAGATGAGKSVCVNTIITSLIYRHTPRTLRFLMVDPKMVELSVYNDLPHMRHKVITDSKDAAALLKWALIEMEERYALLAANGCRNVQDFNHRVRDKVPLLKPKNPDVAFEDRTYTKGELPYIVVVIDEMADLMMTVQGEVETPIARLAQKARAIGIHLIIATQRPSVNVITGLIKANFPSRIAFRVASGVDSKTILDGVGAESLLGNGDMLFIPPGKSEPARLQGAFLSSEDTEALMHWYRDQKAGTSAEARDLAAAVDAVLEEEDILETVKKREALLNGKDGDDFDDESDEKRDALFREAAELFVHQREASTSLLQRRFEVGYGRAARIIDQLEAAGVLGGKNGSKPREVLMGLDELEMKFGPKA from the coding sequence ATGGGCGCACCCGCCCTCCCGGGAGTCCCGCCGGGGGGGCGTCACGACGCCCCTCCTCCCACCCGCGGCACCCTCCCTCCCGAACTGCCCCGCGAGACGGCGCTCAAGCGCGAGCTCTCCGCGGTTTCCCTCCTGATCGCCGCCTGCTTCCTGGCAGGGGCCGTCGTCGCACGACTGCTCCCGCCGTCGATCGCGCACGGCGCGTTCGGGTCGTTCGGCGACGTCGTCGGCGGCCCGCTGCTCGCCGGCTTCGGCTGGGCGGGCTCGCTGTTCGTGCCGATCGCCCCGGCCGTGCACGCGCTGCGGCTGTTCGGGCGTCTCGACAAGCGCTCCGACCGCGACTGGCTGCTGTTCCTCGGCGGCATGGTGCTGCTCGCGCCGATCGTCACCGCGCTCGCCACGCACGTGGGCCGCGAGGAGAGCCTCGCCGCCGGGCTGTGGGGCGGGTTCGTGGCGTTCTACGCGACGGAGCTGTTCGGCGCCGTCGGCGCGTGGCTCGTCGTGCTGCTCGCGCTCAGCGTGCTCACGGTGACGACGCTCGCCTGGAGCCCGCTACGCGCGCTCATCGCCGGCCCGCCGCCGCCGCCGCTCACGTACGAGGAGGTGCTCGGCCCGTCGCTCGTCGACGGCGCCGACGCCGCGGCGCTGCCTAACGGGAAGAAGCGCCGTCGCCGGAAGGACGCGTCGGAGGATCTCGCCGTCGTGCTGGAGCCGTCGCCGGAGGAGATGCCGGCGGTGGACCCGGTGCTCGCCATGGAGGCCGTCGCGGCGGCCGCGCCGGCGGCGCACCCTGCGCTCGACGCGGACGCGAAGGGCGACCGCAAGAAGAAGCGCGCGAAGGGCGACGAGTCGCTCGGCGCCGCCGATCGCGTGCAGGCCGAGATCACCGCGACCGAGCATCCGCCGGAAGGGACGATGCTCGAGCGGCCGCCGAAGCAGCTTCTCAGCGCGCCGCCGCCGAAGAACCCCGAGGTGAATCGCCGCGAGCTCGACGCCGCCGGCGTGAAGCTCATGGAGGCGCTGCGCACGTTCAAGATCGAGGGACAGCTCGTCGGCCGCACCGTGGGGCCGACCGTGACGCAGTTCGAGATCGAGCCGGCGCCCGGCGTGAAGGTGCGCCAGATCGCGTCGCTCGCCGACGACCTCGCGCTCGCCATGCGCGCGCCGAGCATCCGCATCGTCGCGCCGATCCCGGGGAAGGGCGCCGTCGGCATCGAGGTGCCCAACGCGTCGCGCGAGATGGTGGCGTTCCGCGAGATCGTCGACAGCAACGAGTTCGAGCACGCGAAGGCGGCGCTGCCGATCGCGCTCGGCAAGGATCTCGAGGGCAAGCCGGTCATCGCCGACCTCGCGAAGATGCCGCACCTGCTGATCGCCGGCGCGACGGGCGCCGGTAAATCGGTGTGCGTGAACACGATCATCACGAGTCTCATCTACCGGCACACGCCGCGCACGCTGCGCTTCCTGATGGTCGACCCGAAGATGGTCGAGCTGTCGGTGTACAACGACCTGCCGCACATGCGGCACAAGGTCATCACCGACAGCAAGGACGCGGCGGCGCTGCTGAAGTGGGCGCTCATCGAGATGGAGGAGCGCTACGCCCTGCTCGCGGCGAACGGCTGCCGCAACGTGCAGGACTTCAACCACCGCGTGCGCGACAAGGTCCCGCTGCTCAAGCCGAAGAACCCCGACGTCGCGTTCGAGGACCGCACGTACACGAAGGGCGAGCTGCCGTACATCGTCGTCGTCATCGACGAGATGGCGGACCTGATGATGACGGTGCAGGGCGAGGTGGAGACGCCGATCGCGCGGCTCGCGCAGAAGGCGCGCGCCATCGGCATCCACCTCATCATCGCCACGCAGCGCCCGAGCGTGAACGTCATCACGGGCCTCATCAAGGCGAACTTCCCGAGCCGCATCGCGTTCCGCGTCGCGTCGGGCGTCGACTCGAAGACGATCCTCGACGGCGTCGGCGCCGAGTCGCTGCTCGGCAACGGCGACATGCTGTTCATCCCGCCCGGCAAGAGCGAGCCGGCCCGTCTCCAGGGCGCGTTCCTCTCCAGCGAGGACACGGAGGCGCTCATGCACTGGTACCGCGACCAGAAGGCCGGCACGTCGGCCGAGGCGCGCGACCTCGCCGCGGCGGTCGACGCGGTGCTCGAGGAGGAGGACATCCTCGAGACGGTGAAGAAGCGCGAGGCGCTGCTGAACGGGAAGGACGGCGACGACTTCGACGACGAGAGCGACGAGAAGCGCGACGCGCTGTTCCGCGAGGCCGCGGAGCTGTTCGTGCACCAGCGCGAGGCGTCGACGTCGCTGCTGCAGCGCAGGTTCGAGGTCGGCTACGGCCGCGCCGCGCGCATCATCGACCAGCTCGAGGCGGCCGGTGTGTTAGGCGGCAAGAACGGCTCGAAGCCGCGCGAGGTCCTCATGGGCCTCGACGAGCTGGAGATGAAGTTCGGCCCCAAGGCGTGA
- a CDS encoding 2-phosphosulfolactate phosphatase produces the protein MRLDVVFGAASVTPADVAGRVVAVIDVLRASTSIATALDHGARSVVPLESAEEVIRRSKSFERRDVRLAGERRMLPVPGFDLGNSPREFTADAVEGRTILMSTTNGTPALVAAQGARDIVVASYVNVSPVLAYLRSAARGGVDITIVCAGRERYFSREDAACAGRYVRGVMRRLAGVLLNDAAQVCALLDRHHGDRVEDMLAESEHGRALVAAGFGGDLPLCAAIDAHPVVPVYVDRQIVKLGPDWER, from the coding sequence GTGCGCCTCGACGTCGTGTTCGGGGCGGCATCGGTCACCCCGGCCGACGTCGCCGGTCGGGTCGTTGCCGTCATCGACGTGCTCCGCGCCTCGACGTCGATCGCCACCGCCCTCGACCACGGCGCCCGCTCGGTCGTTCCGCTGGAGAGCGCCGAGGAGGTCATCCGCCGCTCGAAGAGCTTCGAGCGGCGCGACGTGCGGCTCGCCGGGGAGCGGCGGATGCTCCCCGTGCCGGGCTTCGACCTCGGCAACTCGCCGCGCGAGTTCACCGCCGACGCGGTGGAGGGGCGGACGATCCTGATGTCGACGACGAACGGCACCCCCGCGCTCGTCGCCGCGCAGGGGGCGCGTGACATCGTGGTGGCCTCGTACGTCAATGTGTCGCCGGTGCTCGCATACCTGCGCTCTGCGGCGCGGGGCGGCGTGGACATCACGATCGTCTGCGCCGGGCGGGAGCGGTACTTCTCGCGCGAGGACGCGGCCTGCGCGGGGCGCTACGTCCGCGGCGTGATGCGCCGGCTGGCCGGGGTGCTGCTGAACGACGCGGCGCAGGTGTGCGCGCTGCTCGACCGGCACCACGGCGACCGGGTGGAGGACATGCTCGCCGAGTCGGAGCACGGCCGCGCGCTCGTGGCGGCCGGCTTCGGCGGCGACCTCCCGCTCTGTGCCGCGATCGACGCGCACCCCGTTGTGCCGGTCTACGTGGACCGTCAGATTGTGAAGCTCGGACCCGACTGGGAGCGTTAG
- a CDS encoding YraN family protein, protein MTDVRQGTGALGERVAARWLLRHGWTIVAHRFRSGHRDLDLVARRGADVAFVEVKARRGLGFGDPVEAVGWRKRRELVRSAWVWIDRCGRPGEAYRFDVIGVLLTRSGARIRHVEHAFDVPARC, encoded by the coding sequence ATGACGGACGTGCGGCAGGGCACGGGGGCACTCGGCGAGCGGGTCGCGGCGCGGTGGCTGCTGCGCCACGGGTGGACGATCGTGGCGCACCGCTTCCGGAGCGGACACCGCGACCTCGACCTCGTCGCTCGGCGCGGCGCCGACGTCGCGTTCGTCGAGGTCAAAGCGCGCCGCGGACTCGGCTTCGGCGATCCGGTCGAGGCGGTCGGCTGGCGGAAGCGGCGAGAGCTCGTGCGGAGCGCCTGGGTGTGGATCGATCGATGCGGACGTCCCGGCGAGGCGTATCGGTTCGACGTGATCGGGGTATTGCTGACCCGGTCGGGCGCCCGGATCCGGCACGTCGAGCATGCCTTCGACGTCCCCGCGCGGTGCTGA
- the recA gene encoding recombinase RecA: protein MATSIITDDKKKALNLAISQIEKNCGKGSIMRMGTDTKVKVEAIPTGAINLDAAIGVGGIPRGRITEIYGPESSGKTTLCLHVVANAQKAGGVAAFIDAEHALDVEYARKLGVDVENLLVSQPDTGEQALEICEILVRSGAVDVVVVDSVAALVPKAEIEGDMGDSHVGLQARLMSQALRKLTGAIARSKTSVVFINQLREKIGVMFGNPETTTGGKALKFYASLRLDIRRIGPVKDKEDVVGSHVRVKVVKNKVAPPFKQAEFDIMYAEGISHASLVLDIASEAAIIDKSGAWYSYNGQKIGQGRENAKMYLKDNPTLMAEVEEKVKGVLGIGAGVTEIEPTED, encoded by the coding sequence ATGGCAACGTCGATCATCACAGACGACAAGAAGAAGGCGCTGAACCTCGCGATCTCGCAGATCGAGAAGAACTGCGGGAAGGGCTCCATCATGCGGATGGGGACCGACACGAAGGTGAAGGTCGAGGCGATCCCCACGGGCGCGATCAACCTCGACGCGGCGATCGGCGTGGGCGGCATCCCGCGCGGCCGGATCACCGAGATCTACGGCCCGGAGTCGTCGGGTAAGACGACGCTGTGTCTGCACGTCGTCGCGAACGCCCAGAAGGCGGGCGGCGTCGCGGCCTTCATCGACGCGGAGCACGCGCTCGACGTCGAGTACGCGCGCAAGCTCGGCGTGGACGTGGAGAACCTCCTCGTCTCGCAGCCGGACACCGGTGAGCAGGCGCTCGAGATCTGCGAGATCCTCGTGCGCTCGGGCGCCGTGGACGTCGTCGTCGTCGACTCCGTCGCCGCGCTCGTGCCGAAGGCCGAGATCGAGGGCGACATGGGCGACAGCCACGTCGGCCTCCAGGCGCGCCTCATGAGCCAGGCGCTGCGCAAGCTGACGGGCGCCATCGCGCGCTCGAAGACGTCGGTCGTCTTCATCAACCAGCTGCGCGAGAAGATCGGCGTCATGTTCGGCAACCCGGAGACGACGACGGGCGGCAAGGCGCTCAAGTTCTACGCGTCGCTGCGCCTCGACATCCGCCGCATCGGCCCGGTGAAGGACAAGGAGGACGTGGTGGGCTCGCACGTCCGCGTGAAGGTCGTGAAGAACAAGGTCGCGCCGCCGTTCAAGCAGGCCGAGTTCGACATCATGTACGCGGAGGGCATCAGCCACGCGTCGCTCGTCCTCGACATCGCGTCGGAGGCGGCGATCATCGACAAGTCGGGCGCCTGGTACAGCTACAATGGCCAGAAGATCGGCCAGGGTCGCGAGAACGCGAAGATGTACCTCAAGGACAACCCGACGCTGATGGCCGAGGTCGAGGAGAAGGTGAAGGGCGTGCTCGGCATCGGCGCCGGCGTCACCGAGATCGAGCCGACCGAGGACTGA
- a CDS encoding glycerophosphodiester phosphodiesterase, translated as MHPLLTLDRRPVVGHRGNSAHAPENTLESFDQAVALGVDALEFDVRLTADGHVVVHHDPTVERTTGGVGAIASLTLGAVRALDAGARFTPDGGASFPYRERDVRVPTLDELLGRHPDTPLLIEIKTPAASEPTRRLVERHGAEDRVVVDAFDAACLTPFAGSRIAVGSSRNDVARLMACALSGFPVRAVPYRVVCVPTSYSGLRLPIGRFTRILERLGVPVHIWTVNDPVEARRLWSLGVRGIISDDPGTMLRLRAATGASGPTS; from the coding sequence GTGCATCCCTTGCTGACGCTCGACCGCCGCCCCGTCGTCGGGCATCGCGGCAACTCCGCGCACGCGCCGGAGAACACGCTGGAGTCTTTCGATCAGGCGGTCGCGTTGGGCGTCGACGCGCTGGAGTTCGACGTGCGGCTCACTGCGGACGGGCACGTGGTGGTGCACCACGACCCGACGGTGGAACGCACGACGGGCGGCGTCGGGGCGATCGCGTCGCTGACACTCGGCGCGGTCCGCGCGCTCGACGCCGGAGCGCGGTTCACGCCCGACGGGGGAGCGAGCTTCCCGTACCGCGAGCGCGACGTCCGCGTCCCGACGCTCGACGAGCTGCTCGGCCGCCATCCCGACACGCCGCTCCTCATCGAGATCAAGACGCCCGCCGCCTCCGAGCCCACGCGGCGGCTGGTGGAGCGGCACGGAGCCGAGGACCGGGTCGTCGTCGACGCGTTCGACGCGGCGTGCCTGACGCCGTTCGCCGGCTCGCGCATCGCCGTCGGCTCGTCGCGCAACGATGTGGCGCGCCTCATGGCCTGTGCGCTGAGCGGCTTCCCGGTGCGAGCGGTCCCGTACCGCGTGGTCTGTGTGCCGACCAGCTACTCCGGGCTCCGGCTGCCGATCGGACGGTTCACGCGGATCCTCGAGCGGCTCGGCGTGCCGGTCCACATCTGGACGGTGAACGATCCGGTCGAGGCGCGACGGCTGTGGTCGCTCGGCGTGCGAGGGATCATCTCCGACGATCCGGGGACGATGCTGCGGCTCCGGGCCGCGACCGGCGCGTCGGGGCCAACCTCCTGA
- a CDS encoding regulatory protein RecX codes for MAVVTAIVPSPRKEGRFDLALDGAAAGRISLDIVERFGLRVGVVVDDAKRAALDEAMGELVTYDRALNLLAAQARSRRDLRRRLLQKGEPEPRIDAALDRLAAAGLLNDDAFARQFTRSRVLGRGASKRRVRDELFRRGVAGAAADEAIAEVFEDEQVDESTLVETAARKKLRTLGGLDAPTRRRRLYAFLARKGYDGELIRNAMTRVLAPADAAELRDDLAGVDEGTD; via the coding sequence ATGGCGGTAGTCACGGCGATCGTGCCAAGCCCGCGCAAGGAAGGACGCTTCGACCTCGCGCTCGACGGCGCGGCCGCGGGGCGGATCTCGCTCGACATCGTCGAGCGCTTCGGCCTGCGCGTCGGCGTGGTGGTCGACGACGCGAAGCGCGCCGCGCTCGACGAGGCGATGGGCGAGCTCGTGACGTACGACCGCGCGCTCAATCTGCTCGCCGCACAGGCACGCTCGCGCCGTGACCTGCGGCGCCGGCTGTTGCAGAAAGGCGAGCCCGAGCCGCGCATCGACGCGGCGCTCGATCGCCTCGCCGCGGCGGGGCTGCTGAACGACGACGCGTTCGCGCGCCAGTTCACCCGCTCGCGCGTGCTCGGACGCGGCGCATCGAAGCGGCGCGTGCGCGACGAGCTGTTTCGGCGCGGCGTCGCCGGCGCGGCGGCCGACGAGGCGATCGCCGAAGTGTTCGAGGACGAGCAGGTGGACGAGAGCACGCTCGTCGAGACCGCCGCGCGCAAGAAGCTCCGCACGCTCGGTGGCCTCGACGCGCCGACTCGCCGGCGACGGCTCTACGCGTTCCTCGCGCGCAAGGGCTACGACGGAGAGCTGATCCGGAACGCGATGACGCGCGTGCTCGCGCCGGCGGACGCCGCGGAGCTGCGGGACGATCTCGCCGGCGTCGACGAGGGCACGGACTAG
- a CDS encoding formyl transferase, producing MSESSTVRQAGGRVLVLGTACMATNVVYHALSARVSDVVVAIEPPVPRLDLVRRRVRRLGPLRVIGQLAFQLGVSPWLTRRGAGRVAEILRASGLRDQPIPRDRVRAIASVNSDAARALIAETAPDVIVLSGTRIVGRETLRSTRAPFVNLHAGITPTYRGVHGAYWALADGRPDLAGATVHFVDEGIDTGSVIAHVPVTPGPEDSFATYPALQLAAGVPPLVAAVEALLAGTRPEGPTVEAPHAALRYHPTIWEYLGARFGRRAR from the coding sequence GTGAGCGAGTCGTCGACCGTTAGGCAGGCCGGCGGGCGCGTGCTCGTGCTCGGGACGGCGTGCATGGCGACGAACGTCGTGTATCACGCGCTCAGCGCGCGCGTATCCGACGTCGTGGTCGCGATCGAGCCGCCGGTGCCGCGCCTCGATCTCGTGCGCCGGCGTGTGCGGCGACTCGGCCCGCTTCGCGTGATCGGCCAGCTCGCGTTCCAGCTCGGCGTGAGCCCGTGGCTCACGCGCCGCGGGGCGGGGCGGGTCGCGGAGATCCTGCGCGCGTCGGGGCTGCGCGACCAGCCGATTCCCCGCGACCGGGTGCGCGCGATCGCCTCGGTCAACTCGGACGCCGCGCGTGCGCTCATCGCGGAGACGGCGCCCGACGTGATCGTGTTGAGCGGGACGCGGATCGTGGGACGCGAGACCCTCCGGAGCACGCGCGCGCCGTTCGTGAACCTGCACGCCGGGATCACGCCGACGTATCGCGGCGTGCACGGCGCGTACTGGGCGCTCGCGGACGGCCGCCCGGACCTCGCGGGCGCGACGGTGCACTTCGTCGACGAGGGCATCGACACCGGGTCGGTGATCGCGCACGTGCCGGTGACGCCGGGGCCGGAGGACAGCTTCGCGACGTATCCGGCGCTGCAGCTCGCGGCCGGTGTGCCGCCACTCGTCGCCGCGGTGGAGGCGCTGCTCGCCGGGACGCGCCCCGAGGGCCCGACGGTCGAGGCGCCGCATGCGGCGCTTCGCTACCACCCGACGATCTGGGAATACCTCGGCGCTCGATTCGGGAGGCGTGCGCGGTAG
- a CDS encoding TonB-dependent receptor, with the protein MISGRVTEASGTPISAATVTALVLPSRGVTGTTITDSTGRYRIGGLRAGAYRVRVARIGYAPKDVDTVHVTSGGTQTVNAVLQPSASQLDQIVTTATRGAEPEKILESPNQISVVTTERIAERPSATVVDHLKATPGLSISTGGIAQANIVSRGFNNAFSTSMLMLQDYRFAGVPSLRVNVPFLFTGTNEDIERIEVLQGPAAALYGPNSGNGVLHVITKSPFQSQGTTLTIDGGERSLLRGSGRYAGVVPGDKVAFKLSGEYFTAHDWEYHDPNEPARFSTTDTRVPTSRRGQPVTRDFDLRKYSGEARVDIRPGENTELITTAGLSKIGRGMEITTTFGAAQVRDWSYSNLQERFRHKKFFAQVFYNKSNSGNDNALDDKGTYYLRTGIPVVDKSSVLVGQLQQGLQLGPTRIVLGGDYIATRPQTAGSINGRNENDDDINETGGYVQTTTALGSMVDFLAAARVDNNSRIEGTQVSPRAALVFKPAPNQNFRVTFNRAFNSPAAFSFFLDQYSGSTPAPGMPVQIIGNPPKQGWQFARTCGGGLGGLCMRSPYVSGLVPASAASTYAGIASQLVAIVNSIPASSFGGDAQKAALVGALSGPVGGIVRALRPTDAQVGTVLVDLNTSTPLSGPPQDYAPLGANFSNTFEIGYKGLLGQRVHLDGAFWIQRRPVDPTTQIINPGVLLNGQQLGTFLGAGIAQGLIAAGQPAAVAQGTAAQLAPAIATVLGRVPVGAAAFTNSLYDQPYLVFSYQNASGYVNVHGVDFAGDVLLTDKLTLEGTYSWLNKNVIPDAPGATAQNPFTANTPNHRATATVRYADEPKGFSAEVRGRYMNAFPVNSGVFNSYGINTPVRYPSVPVNAFLDAGVSWRVPSPRGQLRWSINAQNILDNKVPTFVGVPDIGRLILTRIQYAF; encoded by the coding sequence GTGATCTCGGGCCGGGTGACCGAGGCGAGCGGCACGCCGATCTCCGCCGCGACCGTCACGGCGCTGGTGCTGCCGTCGCGCGGCGTCACCGGCACGACGATCACCGACTCGACCGGTCGGTATCGCATCGGCGGGCTGCGCGCGGGTGCGTACCGCGTACGCGTGGCGCGCATCGGGTACGCGCCGAAGGACGTCGACACGGTGCACGTGACAAGCGGCGGCACGCAGACGGTGAATGCGGTGCTGCAGCCCTCCGCGTCGCAGCTCGACCAGATCGTGACGACCGCGACGCGCGGCGCCGAGCCGGAGAAGATCCTCGAGTCGCCGAACCAGATCAGCGTCGTGACGACGGAGCGGATCGCCGAGCGGCCGTCGGCCACGGTGGTCGATCACCTGAAGGCGACGCCGGGCCTGTCGATCAGCACGGGCGGCATCGCGCAGGCGAACATCGTGTCGCGCGGCTTCAACAACGCGTTCTCGACGTCGATGCTCATGCTGCAGGACTACCGGTTCGCCGGCGTGCCCTCGCTGCGCGTCAACGTGCCGTTCCTGTTCACGGGCACGAACGAGGACATCGAGCGCATCGAGGTGCTGCAGGGCCCCGCCGCGGCGCTCTACGGGCCGAACTCCGGCAACGGGGTGCTGCACGTCATCACGAAGTCGCCGTTCCAGTCGCAGGGCACGACGCTCACCATCGATGGCGGCGAGCGGTCGCTCCTGCGCGGCTCCGGCCGGTATGCCGGCGTCGTGCCCGGCGACAAGGTCGCGTTCAAGCTGTCGGGCGAGTACTTCACGGCGCACGACTGGGAGTACCACGATCCGAACGAGCCGGCGCGGTTCAGCACGACCGACACCCGTGTGCCGACGTCGCGCCGCGGGCAGCCGGTGACGCGCGACTTCGATCTGCGGAAGTACAGCGGCGAGGCGCGCGTCGACATCCGGCCGGGCGAGAACACGGAGCTCATCACGACGGCCGGCTTGTCGAAGATCGGCCGCGGCATGGAGATCACGACGACGTTCGGCGCGGCGCAGGTGCGCGACTGGTCGTACTCGAACCTGCAGGAGCGCTTCCGCCACAAGAAGTTCTTCGCACAGGTCTTCTACAACAAGTCGAACAGCGGCAACGACAACGCGCTCGACGACAAGGGCACGTACTACCTTCGCACCGGCATCCCGGTCGTCGACAAGTCGAGCGTCCTCGTCGGCCAGCTGCAGCAGGGGCTCCAGCTCGGCCCCACGCGCATCGTGCTGGGCGGCGACTACATCGCCACGCGCCCGCAGACCGCCGGGTCGATCAACGGCCGCAACGAGAACGACGACGACATCAACGAGACGGGCGGCTACGTGCAGACGACGACCGCGCTCGGCTCGATGGTGGACTTCCTCGCGGCGGCGCGCGTCGACAACAACTCGCGCATCGAGGGCACGCAGGTCTCGCCGCGCGCGGCGCTCGTGTTCAAGCCGGCGCCGAACCAGAACTTCCGCGTGACGTTCAACCGCGCGTTCAACTCGCCCGCGGCGTTCTCGTTCTTCCTCGATCAGTACTCGGGTTCCACGCCCGCGCCGGGCATGCCGGTGCAGATCATCGGCAATCCCCCCAAGCAAGGATGGCAGTTCGCCCGTACCTGCGGCGGAGGCCTCGGTGGGCTGTGCATGCGGTCCCCGTACGTCAGCGGGTTGGTGCCCGCCTCGGCGGCGTCGACGTATGCCGGAATCGCGTCGCAGCTTGTCGCGATCGTCAACAGCATCCCGGCGAGCAGCTTCGGCGGCGACGCGCAGAAGGCCGCGCTGGTCGGCGCGCTGAGCGGGCCGGTCGGCGGGATCGTGCGCGCGCTGCGCCCGACCGACGCGCAGGTCGGGACGGTGCTCGTCGATCTCAATACGAGCACGCCGCTCAGCGGCCCGCCGCAGGACTACGCCCCGCTAGGCGCGAACTTCTCGAACACGTTCGAGATCGGCTACAAGGGGCTGCTCGGTCAGCGCGTGCACCTCGACGGCGCGTTCTGGATCCAGCGCCGCCCGGTGGACCCGACGACGCAGATCATCAATCCCGGCGTGCTGTTGAACGGACAGCAGCTCGGCACGTTCCTTGGCGCCGGCATCGCGCAGGGGCTCATCGCCGCCGGCCAGCCGGCCGCGGTCGCGCAGGGCACCGCCGCGCAGCTCGCACCGGCCATCGCGACGGTCCTCGGGCGCGTACCGGTGGGAGCCGCCGCGTTCACGAACTCACTCTACGACCAGCCGTACCTCGTCTTCTCGTACCAGAACGCGTCGGGCTACGTGAACGTGCACGGCGTGGACTTCGCCGGCGACGTGCTGCTCACCGACAAGCTCACGCTCGAGGGCACGTACTCCTGGCTGAACAAGAACGTGATCCCCGACGCGCCGGGCGCGACGGCCCAGAACCCGTTCACCGCGAACACGCCGAACCACCGCGCGACGGCCACGGTGCGCTACGCCGACGAGCCGAAGGGCTTCAGCGCCGAGGTGCGCGGGCGCTACATGAACGCGTTCCCGGTGAACTCGGGCGTGTTCAACTCGTACGGCATCAACACGCCGGTGCGCTATCCGTCGGTGCCGGTGAACGCGTTCCTCGACGCCGGCGTGTCATGGCGCGTGCCGAGCCCGCGCGGGCAGCTGCGCTGGTCGATCAACGCGCAGAACATCCTGGACAACAAGGTGCCCACGTTCGTCGGCGTGCCGGACATCGGTCGTCTGATCCTGACCAGAATTCAATACGCATTCTGA
- a CDS encoding polysaccharide deacetylase family protein: MPTTMPGALVLSLDLELHWGVRDHVTLDAPYAANLRGARDAIPAMLDTFAAYEAACTWATVGMLFARSRAELEAMHPARRPRYADARLDPYGEPVGDDEARDPMHFAPSLVARIAGTPRQEIATHTYSHYYCLEPGQDEAAFAADLDAAVASAALHGVHLRSIVYPRNQRNAAYDRLLRAAGIVAYRGQPRGWVHTPRGGGATTLPVRALRLAEAYAPAGPSYLVRWDEVAQPSGLCDVRASFFVRPVREGTAMHAIERARACLGCGARSCARRASGGSCTCGGTRTTSACGPKRTSRCCERCSTRSPSAASDTGWSRCRWPRWPTGRWRHTSRERVVDR; this comes from the coding sequence ATGCCGACGACCATGCCCGGCGCGCTCGTGCTCTCGCTCGACCTCGAGCTGCACTGGGGGGTGCGCGACCACGTGACGCTCGACGCGCCCTACGCGGCCAACCTGCGTGGGGCGCGCGACGCGATTCCCGCGATGCTCGACACGTTCGCCGCCTACGAGGCGGCGTGCACGTGGGCCACCGTGGGGATGCTGTTCGCCCGCTCGCGCGCGGAGCTCGAGGCCATGCACCCCGCGCGGCGCCCCAGATACGCGGACGCTCGGCTCGACCCGTATGGCGAGCCGGTGGGCGACGACGAGGCGCGCGACCCGATGCACTTCGCGCCGAGCCTCGTCGCGCGCATTGCCGGGACGCCGCGACAGGAGATCGCGACGCACACGTACTCGCACTACTACTGCCTGGAGCCCGGGCAGGACGAGGCCGCGTTCGCCGCGGACCTCGATGCGGCGGTCGCGAGCGCCGCGCTGCACGGCGTTCACCTGCGCTCGATCGTGTACCCGCGCAACCAGCGAAACGCGGCGTACGACCGGCTGCTGCGCGCCGCGGGAATCGTCGCCTATCGCGGGCAGCCGCGCGGGTGGGTGCACACGCCGCGGGGCGGGGGAGCGACGACGCTCCCGGTCCGCGCGCTGCGACTCGCCGAGGCGTACGCGCCGGCGGGTCCGTCGTACCTCGTGCGGTGGGACGAGGTGGCGCAGCCGTCGGGGCTGTGCGACGTGCGCGCGAGCTTCTTCGTGCGGCCGGTGCGCGAGGGAACCGCGATGCACGCGATCGAGCGCGCGCGCGCGTGTCTCGGCTGCGGCGCGCGATCGTGCGCGCGGCGCGCAAGCGGCGGATCGTGCACCTGTGGTGGCACCCGCACAACTTCGGCGTGCGGACCGAAGCGAACATCGCGATGCTGCGAGCGCTGCTCGACACGTTCGCCGAGTGCCGCGAGCGATACGGGATGGAGTCGCTGTCGATGGCCGAGGTGGCCGACCGGGCGATGGCGGCACACGTCGCGTGAGCGAGTCGTCGACCGTTAG